The window TCGCGAACTCCAGTGCCCGGCCGTCTCCGGCGAGGTCGGCGAGGAAGGCGAGAGTCGGTCCCAGAAAGGCGGTCGAGGACCTCTCGCTCTCCTCGGCGTCGTAGCGGTCGGCGGTCGCACGGGTCCACAGCTCACTGCTCGTCACGACCAGTCACTCTGCCGGGCACGGTGAGGCGGTGTCGACGCATTTTCCCTCCGGCGCGCGACGGGCCGGGCCGTGCAGTGTTCGAAGGATCGCGTCGATGGGATCGGGTCGATCGTGATCGGGGTGATCGGGGTGATCGGGATCGGGCCGGATCTGATTCGGTTCGGTTCGAGTGATTGACCGTGTTCCGTCAGATGGTGATGCTGGAGCAGAGGACTGAACGCGAAGCACTCTTATGAACGCCGTGTCCAGTCTGTCCAGGTGCACCAGTAATGATCTGTTCGATCCTGAACCCCCACGCAGGAAGGCAGGAACAGACATGCAGGAGATCCGGGAACCCCAGGAGATCCGCAGGGCCCAGGAGACGCCCGACCGGTCGGGAGCCACCTTCACCGGTGGGACGGGCTGGCAGTCACCCGAGTACGAGGTCGTCGACACCGCGCTCGAAGTGACGGCGTACGCACTGGTCACGCGGTAACCCCGCCGCTGTGCTGCTGCAGGTGCTCGGCACCGCGGCGGGCGGCGGACTGCCCCAGTGGAACTGCGCGTGTCCCGGCTGTGCCGGGGCACGCGCCCATCCGCAGCGGCGCCGCCGCCACGCGTCCCTCGCCGTGCGAGCGGACGCCGGTCGCTGGTACATCGTCAACGCCACCCCCGACATCGGGGACCAGATCGAGGACACCCCCGCACTGCATCCTGGTCCCGGCGCCCGGCAGACGCCGGTCGCGGGCGTCGTCCTCACCGACGCCGAACTCGACCACACCCTCGGCGTCGCGCGGCTGCGCGAGGCGGACGGCGTGGAACTGGTCGCCACCGCCCCGGTGCGCGAGGCACTGCTCGCCGGCCCGCGCCTCGGAGCCGTCCTCGGACCGTACACAGAGCTGCTCTGGCGGGAGTTGGGCACGGCTCCGCTGCCGCTCGGCCCGGAGCTGGAGGCCTCCGCCGTGCCCATCGCCGCCAAACGCCCCCGGTACGCGGCGGGAACGGGCGACGACGACCCGCGCTGGGTGGTCGCCCTCGTGCTCCGCGAACCGGCCACGGGGAAGACCCTCGTCTACGGTCCCGCCCTCGCCGCCTGGCCCGACGCCCTGCAGGAGGCCGCGGAGGCCGCCGACTGCGTCATCGTCGACGGCACCTTCTGGGACGAGGACGAGCCCGTGCGCACCGGGATCTCCAGCAGGACCGCGAGCGGCATGGGACATCTGCCGATCGACGGCCCAGCCGGCACCGCGCACCGAATGACCGGGCTGCGCGCCCGCTGTCTGTACACGCATCTCAACAACACCAACCCCCTGACCGACCCGGACGACGACCGGCACAAACAACTGGCCGACCGGGGAACAGAGGTCGCCGCCGACGGAATGGTCATCGAGCTGTGACGACAACACCTGTACGGGACACGACCGCCCAGGACCGGCAGAACCCCTGGAGCCGCCCGGAGTTCGAGGAGCGGCTGCGCGACATCGCCACCACCCGCTACCACGACCGCCACGCCTTCAACGTACGGATGCACGAGGGCGCCCTGACGCCCGCCGAGCTGCGCCGCTGGATCGCCAACCGCTTCCACTACCAGCGGCACATCCCCGTCAAGGACGCCCTGATCCTCGCCAAGTTCGGGGACCCGGCACTGCGCCGCATGTGGCTGCGCAGGATCGTCGACCACGACGGCGTACGCGAGGGAGAAGGCGGCATCGAGCGCTGGCTGCGGCTCGGCGAGGCGGCCGGGCTCGACCGGGAACGGCTGTGGTCGGCCGAGGACGTACTGCCCGGGGTACGCCTCGCCGTCGACGGATACGTCAACTTCTGCCGGCTCAGGTCCCCGTTGGAGGCCGTCGCCGCCTCCCTCACCGAGTTGTCCGCTCCCGGAATCATGCGCACCCGCATCGCAGCTTTCGAACACCACTATCCGTGGATCGAGGAAGAGGGCCTCGCCTACTTCCGTACCCGTGTCGAGCAGGGCAGCCGGGACAGCGCCGAGGCGCTCGCACTGGTCGAACGGTGGGCGCTCACCCGCGAGGAACAGGAACGGGCCGTCGCCGCGCTCGCCTTCAAGTGCGACGTGCTGTGGTCGCTGCTCGATGCCGTGGACGGGTCGGGGGAGCGGCCGTGAAACCCCTACGGACGCCTTCCGACGGCAGCACCTCGGCCACGAACGGGAGCGAGAACGTGAACGGGAGCGAGAGCGAGAACCCGGGCGCGAGCGGTAACCCGGGCGAGCGCGAGAACGGAGGCGCGGGCGAAGGTGCCGTCGCGGACGCCGCGGACTGGAGTCCCGCGCTGAGCCGGTCCGTCATGCTCCGGCACGACCGGGTGCGCGGTACCGACCTGTTGCTCATGCCGGAACGCGTGGTCGTGCTGCGGGGCAGCGCGGGTGACGTCCTGAGGCTCTGCGACGGCCGACGCGAAGTCGGCGCGATCGTCGCGGAGTTGGCCGAGCGCCATCCCGGCGCGTCCGTCGCCGCGGAGGTTCCGGAGTTCCTCGGGCGGCTGCGTGAGGAGGGCTGGATTCGATGACCGAGGTCTCGGCCGCGCCCATCGCCCCTCCCTGGGCGCTGCTCGCGGAACTCACGCACGGCTGCCCGCTGCACTGCGGCTACTGCTCCAACCCCTTGGAACTGGTACGCAGATCCGCCGAACTCCGTACCGACGAGTGGGCCGACGTCATGCGTCAGGCCGGGGAACTCGGCGTTGTCCACACGCATCTCTCCGGCGGTGAACCGCTGCTGCGGCGCGACCTGCCCGAGATCGTCGAGGCGGCCGACCGGGCGGGCATCTACACCCAGTTGGTCACCAGCGGCGTCGGCCTGACCAGGGAGCGGCTGACCGGTCTCACCGACCGTGGGCTGCGCAGTGTCCAACTCTCCGTGCAGCACGCCGAATCCGCCGCCTCCGACCGGATCGCCGGGACCCGTTCCTTCGCCGCCAAGCGGAAGGCGGCGGCCCTGGTCCGGGAGGCGGGACTGCCGTTGGGCGTGAACGTCGTGCTCCACCGGGACAACCTGGACGCGATCGGCGCCCTCCTCGATCTGGCACTCGACTGGGGAGCCGAGCGGATCGAGCTGGCGAACACCCAGTTCTACGGCTGGGCGCTGGTCAACCGGGACCGGCTGCTGCCCGGCCGGGAGCAGATCGACCGGGCACGGGCCGTCGTCGAGGCCCGGCGGGAGCAACTGGCCGGACGGTTGGACGTGGTGTGGGTGGTACCGGACTACATCGACGGGATCGCCAAGCCCTGTATGGGCGGCTGGGGTGCCGTCTCGCTGACCGTGGCCCCCGACGGCACGGTGCTGCCCTGCCCGGCCGCCGCCACACTGCCGGGGCTCGGCGCCCCGAACGTCAAGGACCGTTCCCTGGAGTGGAGTTGGCGTCATTCGCCCGCGTTCCACCGCTACCGGGGCACCGACTGGATGGCCGAACCCTGCCGCTCCTGTCCCGAGCGGGAAGCCGATCTCGGCGGCTGCCGCTGCCAGGCGTACGCGCTCACCGGTGACGCCTCCCGCACCGACCCCGTGTGCCGGCTGTCCCCCGACCACGGTCTCGTACGGACACTCGTCGACGCGCCCGTATCGCGGGCCGCCCTGCCGACGGTCCCCCGTTCCCATCCACCGCGAGGCGCCCCGCAGGGCCCTCGGAGGGTGTGACCCACCACCAGATCCCTTCCAACCCCCACTTGGAGGACCGATGCGAAAGACCAGCAAGCGCATGACCCGTAGAGCGCTGACCGCGGGCGCGGCCCTGTCCCTGACCGGGCTGTTGCTCACGGGAGTCCCCGGCCTCGGAACGGCACGGGCCGACGCCGCCGACACCACCGCCCCCGCGGCAGTCGCCGGCGTACCGACAGGCGTCACCCCCATCACCACCGGGCTGACCGTCCCCTGGGGCGTCGGCTGGCTGCCCGACGGCTCCCACTCCCTGGTCACCGAGCGCGACGACTTCCGGGTCTGGAAGGTGACCCCCGACGGCGCCAAGACCCAGGTCGGAACCGTCCCCAACAGCCAGACCACCGGCGGCGAGGGCGGACTCATGGGGGTGGCCGTCGACCCCGGCTGGGCCACCAACCGCTACGTGTACTTCATGCACACCGCCGCCGAAGGCAACCGCATCGCCCGCATGACGTACAACGGCACCTCGCTCAGCGGCTACACGGTGCTCCTCCAGGGCATCAGCAAGGCCCGCTACCACAACGGCGGGCGGCTGGCTTTCGGCCCCGACGGCTATCTGTACGCCACGACCGGCGACGCCCAGAACACGGCCCTCGCCCAGGACCGGAACTCCCTCAACGGCAAGATCCTGCGCCTGACCACCTCCGGGCAGCCGGCCCCCGGCAATCCCTTCGGGAACTACGTCTACAGCCTCGGTCACCGCAATCCCCAGGGGCTCGCCTTCGACCGCAACGGGCGGCTGTGGGAGGCCGAGTTCGGCAACAGCCGGTTCGACGAGCTGAACCTGATCAAGCCCGGCGCCAACTACGGCTGGCCCACCTGCGAGGGCACCTGCTCGACCGCCGGGATGACCAACCCGAAGAAGACCTGGACCACCGGCGAGGCCTCGCCCAGTGCCATCGCCATCGCCGACAACGTCGTCTACATGGCCGCGCTGCGCGGCGAGCGCCTCTGGCGCATCCCCATCGAGGGCGACACCGAGAACGTGGGCACGGCGACGGCGTACTACATCGGTACGTACGGCCGGCTCCGTACGGTCGTCAAGGTGCCCGGCCGCGAACAGCTGTGGCTGGCGACCACCAACGCCGACGCCAACGGCGGTGAGCCGGACGGTGCTGACCGCGTCCTGCGGGTGACCCTGGGCTGACCGCCGTGGCCGGTCCGGAGAGGTGACGGCTCCCCGGACCGGTCCGGTCGGCCGGTCGGCCCGGCGCGTGCGATTCGGGTGGGCTCGACGGGCGCGCGATCAGTCGCTCAGCGGACACGGCTCTCGAAGCACTCCTCCTCGCCGTCCGACGCCGGGCGGAAGCAGGCCCGTACGACAGAGCCGGAGCGGGTGGTGGTCATCGGGGTGTAGACGTACGCCGCCGCGTCGGCCTGGTCCTCCACCTCGGCGGAACGTGGGCGGCCGTCCGCGGTCACCTCAAGGCGGTCGCCGATCCGCGTTCCCCACATCCGGGCCCAACTCGTCCCGCATGTCCGGCTGTTGCGCAGTTCCAGCATCGCTCCCGAGGCGGTGCGGTGCGAGGCGAGGGTCTGCGGTCCGACCCCGCATTTCATGTCCATCGGGTTCCGGCCCTCACACGCGGCTCCCCGGCAACGGGGCCCGGTGGCGGACGGGGACGGGGAAGAGGGGGACGAGCGTGGCGCGTCCTGGCCCAGGACGAGGAAGAGAGTGATCGCCACACCGCCGACGACCACGGCACACACCGACGCGAGCACCGCCACGGCCGCACCCCTGTGCCCGGCGCGCGTGTCGTCCCGCGAAACCGGAGCGGACGCCTCGGCCGGAACCGGTTCCGGAGCCGTCGGCGGCGCCTCCGAGGGCGTGTCCGAACGCCGTTCCTGTGCCGCGCGCCCGCTCCACTCCGACTCCGCGATCTCCCACAACGCCAGACATCGCCCCTCCGGTTCGGAGGCGAGCCGACACAGTTCACGCACCGCCTCGCGCGGCGGCACGCTCTTGCCGTTGAGATAGCGCTCCCAGGACGACTTGCTGAAAGCGGTCCGGTCCGCCAGGCCCACCATGCTCAGACCCGTGCGTGTCCGCAGGTCCCGCAGCGCGGCCGCCAGTCGCGCACGTTCCGGCGACGGCGTCGTGCGCGTCATCGCCGTAGCACTCCCCAGGTGTGCCGGCCGATGATGCCGTCCACCACGAGGCCCGCCTGTTTCTGCAACTGCTCGACCGCGCTCTTGGTGTGCGGACCGAAGATCCCGTCGACGACCCCCGGGGCGAAGCCCGCCCTGCGCAGCAGACACTGCGCCTCGGCCACCTCCGGACCGGCGAGGCCCTCCGCCAGTACGGCGTCCCGGGTACGGCTGTTCCCCGCGTACCAGCGGCCGTCGATCCGCTCCACCTCGCAGGCGTACGTACGCGGCCCCGACGGCGACGGTGACGGCGACACGGACGAGGTGGCCGAGCCGAGAGGGGTTGCCGACGCCCTGCTGTCGCCGTCCGAGAGCCGTACGGCCAGCAGGACCGCCGAGGAGACGGCCAGCACCAGCGCCACGGACCCCGCCACCAGCGCGACGCGCAGCGAACGCCCGTGCCGCGTCCCCTCGTTCGGGGCCGACAGGCTGTACGGCCCGGTGTCGTCGGCGCCGGCTGCCCGAAGCGCCCCAGCCGCTTCAACCGTGTGAGCCGCTCCAGCCGCGCTGGTCCCGTCAGTTGCATCAGATGCTTCCGGTGCCGCCGTGCCTCCGTGGCCCTCTCCCCAGGCCTCGGCGGCGACCTCGTGCAACGCGAGCAGCCGGGTCGGATCGTCACCGCCGATCCGGGCCATCGCCTCGACGGCCTCCCGGGGCGGCAGCGACCGCCCGCCCAGGTACCGCTCCCACGAAGACGCGCTGTACCCCGTCTTCGCCGCCAGCTGCCGCAGGCTCAGGCCGCTGTGGTCCTTGAGCCGGCGCAGGCGCACCACCAACTGCCGTACACGTGGATCCAGTTCTCCGGGCAGCGCTTTCCAACGCGACATGTTCCCCCCACTCGCGTTCGCGGACCATGGTCAGCGGTCCAATTTCCCGCGCATTCTGCATCAGCTTTCACGATGTGCCCCATACACCGGTTCCGCCTCCGTACCGAATCGGCCACCGTCCGCCACGGCGGTCCGGCCGGAACCGTCCCGCGGGATCGTCCCGGCGAGTGAGGTCCTCGCAGGTCAGCGAGTGGGACGTCCCGCGATGACGTCACTTTCCCGGTGGTCGTGGCGCGGCGCACCGCCCGCCACACAGTCTGATTGCCGAGCCGACCACACGGTCGGCTCCGCCCACAGAGGGCACAGAGGGAACCGAAGCATCGGAGGGGAAAGTATGCGAGCTCTGACGAGGACGATCGTCGGTGTCACCGCCGCCGTCGGGATCGCCGCGGGTGGCCTGGCGGGCTCGGGCGCCGCCTTCGCGGACTCCGCACCGGCCGTGAAGCCGGCGGTGAGCGCCCAGGACAGCACCATCCTCGCGACGAACAACCTCGGCCTGAGCACCCAGCAGGCCAAGAACATGCAGTGCTTCCTGAGGAACTCGCCGGCGAGCTACACCGGCGCCATCGACGGACTGCTGGGCACCAACAGCTGGAAGGCGTACCAGCGCTGGCTCCAGGAGTACTGGGGCTACACCGGTGCCATCGACGGCATCGTAGGCCCCAACACGATCAAGGCGCTGCAGCGCAAGCTGGCCTTCAACTGGGGCTACACGGGCGCCATCGACGGAATCGCCGGTTCGGGGACCAAGGCCGCGTTCAAGCGCCTCGCCAACGACAACAGCGTCTTCTTCCCCTGCTGAAGCCGAAGCCGAAACCAGAGCTAGAGCCGAAACCAGAGCCGGAGCCGGAGCTGACGCCGAGTCGGATCGTCGAGCTTTGAGGCGAGGACCGCGGTCTGTCCTCTCACGGGGGAGGGGACAGGCCGCTTCTCGTTGTCAGTGGTGGTTGTTACAACTGTGGTGCGGGTGTCCACCGGGGGCGCCCACCACTGCAGAGGGGGATGCATCCGTGCGCAGACGCACTGGATGGCGACGCGTCCTGACCGGCGCGTTGGCGAGCCTGGCCGTGACGGTCGGTTTGAGTACAGCCCTGGCCCAGCCCGCCGCGGCGGCCGCCGGAACACCGGCGGCGGTCACCGAGTACAGCCACACCAGCCAGGCCGGTGACTACATCGGCCAGGGCGTCAGCGCCGCCTACACACCGGCGACCGCGACGATCACGGCCGGGGGCACCGCGGAGTACGTGCGGTTCCGTGTCTCCACGGACACCACCTGGTGGGACGTCGACCTCGCGGCCCCGGTGGGGGAGGAGCTGCACCCCGGTGTCTACCGCGACGCCGAGCGGGCCGCGTTCCGCACCGGCCGCTCCCCGGGCCTCGACGTCTCCGGCGACGGCCGCGGGTGCAACGAGGTGTACGGCCAGTTCTCGGTCGACCAGTTGGAGACGGACGCCTCCGGCGCGATAACCGTCCTGGACGCCACCTACACCCAGCACTGCGAGTCCGCCGACGCCCCCGCGCTCAAGGGCGTAGTCAAGTACCAGGCGCACCCGCTGTCGTACGCCTACACCAGCGACGCCGGTGACTACACAGGCCAGGGCCTGAGCCAGACCCACACCGGCGCCACCAGCACGTTCTCCCTCTCCGGCGGCGCCGACGGGATCCGGTACGGCGTCTCGGGCAAGCGCGAGTACTGGAGCGCGTCCCTCGCCCCGCCCACCGGCGAGCAGTTCGAGGCCGGGCGCACCTACCGGGCCGAGCGCAGCGCCGCCGCGGGCGTCGCGGGGCTCGACATGGGCGGCAACGGACGCGGCTGCAACACGATCACCGGAGAGCTGACGGTGACCACGCTCGTGCTCAACGACGACGGCACCGTCAAGGCGTTCGCGGGGACATTCGTCCAGCACTGCGAGGGCGCGGAGGCGGCCCTGCGGGGCACGATCCACTACTACGCCTGACGTCGGCCGGGGGCCGACCTCTACGACGGTCCGTCCCCCCGTGACTGCGTCTGACCTCGCGAACGGTGTGCGGGGGCCGATCCCGGCCCCCGCGCTCAGCGGTTAGCCTTGGCTATGATCCGTTTTCCTGTACTCGGCCGGGCCACGCGATGAGCGCCGCCGACTCCTTCCCGCTCGGGGCCGCGACCACGCTCGCCGAACTCGCCCGGGATCCGCATCCGCGACTGGCGCAGCTGCGAGAGCGGGAGCCCGTGTCATGGCTGCCCGAACTGGACGGCTGGCTGGTGACCCGGCGCGACCTCGCGCTGAGCGTGATGCGGGACGCGGCGACCTTCACCGTCGACGACCCCCGCTTCTCCACCGCGCAGGTCGTCGGGCCGAGCATGCTGTCGCTGGACGGCGACGAGCACACTCGCCACCGCGAGCCCTTCAACCAGCCCTTCCGCCCGCGCGAGGTCCGTGACGGCTTCGCCTCGTTCATCGAGCGGGAGACCGAGCGGCTCATCACCGAACTGGGACCGACCGGTGCTGTCGACCTGCGACGCGCCTTCGCCGGCCCGCTCGCGGTCGCCGTCGTCACCGAGGCGCTCGGCCTGGTGGGCACCGACGCGGACACAGTGCTCGCCTGGTACGACGCCATCGTGCGGTCGGTCTCCGACATCACCGCCGGACATGAGGCGGCGCCCGACGGGGCCGCGGCGTACGCGCGGCTACGGGCCGCCGTGGAGGCCACCGTCGCCGACCGGGGCACGTCGTCGCTCCTCGTCTCCGCCGCCGGGCGGCTGGCGGTGCCCGAAGTGGCGTCCAACGCCGCGGTCCTGATGTTCGGAGGCATCGAGACCACCGAGGGAATGATCACCAACGCGCTGCTGCATCTGCTGCACCACCCCGACCAACTCGCCCTGGTCCGGGCCGACTTCGACCTCCTGGACGGCGCGATCGAGGAATCGCTGCGCCTCGAACCCGGAGCGGCGGTCGTGGACCGCTACGCCACCTGCGACACCGTCCTCGGCTCGGCCACGATACGCAAGGGCGACCTGGTCACCGTCTCCCTGACGGGCGCCAACCGCGACCCGGCCGTCTTCCCCGACCCCGACCGCTTCGACGTCCGCCGCGAGAACGCACGCCTCCAACTGGCCTTCGCCCACGGCCCGCACTACTGCCTCGCCGCACACCTGGCCCGCCTGGAGACCCGGATCGCGCTCCAGCGGCTGTTCGAACGCCTCCCCGCCCTGCGCCTCGACCCGGAGCACCCCACCGCTCCGTACGGTCTGGTCTTCCGCAAACCGCTCACCCTGCGTGTGCTGTGGGACAGTCCCGCCTGAGGCTGCCCCGGCCGTCATCGACTCATCGACTCATCGACAGGAGTCCGTGAAGGCGCGGGCCCGTCGGGTGATCTCCGGCCAGTCCCCGGCGGCCACCAGGGAGGGCGGTACGACGTTCGAACCGGCGCACACCGCACGCGCCCCGGCGGCGAGGAAGGCGGCCGCGTTGTCCTCGTCGACGCCACCCGAGGCCACCAGTGGTACGTCGGGGAACGGGCCGGCCAGATCCCGGAGGTAGCCGGGGCCGAAGGCACGCGCGGGGAAGATCTTCACCGCGTCGGCGCCGAGGTCGAGCGCCAGCCCGACCTCCGTGGGGGAGAGGGCGCCGAGTACGACCGGCACTCCGGCCGCCGACGCCACCTCGGTCACCTCCGGGCGGCAGCCGGGGGTGACGAGGTATTTGGCCCCCGCGTCGATCAGTTCCTCGGCCTGTTCGCCGGTCATCACCGTGCCCGCGCCTATGCCGTCCCCGTCGTCGGCCACCGCCCGTCGCAGGTGCGCGGCGAGTCCGGGCGTGGTGCGGGTGAACTCGATCCAGCGGATGCCGCCGGCACGCAGGGCCGCGCACAGCGCCGCCGCGTCGGGTATCTCCGGTGCGCGGACGACGGCGATCACGCGGTCCTTCGACAGCTGGGAGAGGAAGTCGGCGGTCATGGGCGGGAGTTCTCCTTCGACGGGGCGCGAAACGCTGGCGCCCGAAACGGTGGGCCCGAAATGGTGGGCTCGAATCGGTGGGGCCTGCCTCGGGCTGTTGTCCGGCGGTTTCCTCAGCGTGGCGCCGGGGCGGCCCAGGCGTCGTCGTCCAGGGCGAGGCAGCGGTCGGTCTCCGTGCGCGTCGGCATGACGGGAACGTCGTCCCGGGTCCGCAGTGCGGCGGCGGCCGCCAGATGACCGAGGCGCAGCCGCGAGCGCTCGTCGCGGTCCTCCAGGACGCCGGCCAGGTAGCCGGCCGCGAACGCGTCGCCCGCGCCGACCGGTTCGACGACCTTGGTGGGCAGCGAGGGCACGAACGTCCGCACCCCTTCCGCGTACGAGGTAGCTCCGTGTTCGGCGTCCTTGACGACCACGACGGGCGCGGGAGCGAGCAGGGCCGCGATGTCGTCCGGACGGGCGGTGCCCCACAGCTCCTCGGCCTCGTCCCGTCCCACGAACACGATGTCCGCGGCGCGGGCGAGGGCCAGCAGGCTTTGCGCGGCGTCCGTGCCGCGGTCTCGCCAGAGCGCGGGACGGTGGTTCACGTCGAAGGAGACGACCGGACCACGCGCGGCGCGGCCCTCCCGGCCGAGGAGCAGCATCTCCAGCAGACGGGCACAGCTGTCGGAGACGGCCGCGGCCACGCCCGACAGGTGCACGACACGGGCCCGGCGGAGTACGGGCCGCCCGGCCAGCTCCGGCCCCATCCGGGACGCGGCCGATCCACCGCGGTAGTAGTGCGTACGGGTGCGGTCCGGACCCGGGTCCTTGAAGTAGACGCCGGTCGGCCGCTCCGGATCGGTCTCCACGGCGCTCACGTCCACGCCCCGCGCGGTGAGTTCGGCCAGGATGCGACGGGCGAACGGATCGTCACCGAGTCGGCTCAGCCAGGCGGCGCGGTGCCCGAGACCGGCCAGTCCGCAGGCGACGTTGGACTCGGCACCGCCGATGGCCATGCTGAGCGCGGGCTGCTCGGCGAGCGGGCGGGCGTCCGGCGGGCTGAGCACGGCCATCGTCTCGCCGACACACACGACGTCGGCCACCGGCTCCTGGCTGTCGGCGGCGGGGGGAGGGGACGGCAGGGCCACGGGATTCTCCTGGCGGACGGTGCGGGATTGCGGACTTGACGGTGTGACGGGCGGGCGGGGGAAGGCGGCGACAGACGGCCGGCGGGGGTGCGCCGGGGCGGCTGGTGCTGCGAACGAGCGGCCCGCAGGCGCCCGGTGCGACGGGCAGGCCCCCATACAGGCAGACCCATAGAGGCAGGCGCATGCAGGCAGGTCCATACAGACAGGTCCGTGCACTCCGTGCACAAGGACCCGCCGTGCGTCACAACACGGTGCCCCCGGTGGCGAGACGCAGCATCACCTTGCTGCTCCCGCTCCCCGGGTCGGCGGCGACGGCGAGCGCCTCCTCGGCCCGCTC is drawn from Streptomyces liliifuscus and contains these coding sequences:
- a CDS encoding sugar kinase, translated to MALPSPPPAADSQEPVADVVCVGETMAVLSPPDARPLAEQPALSMAIGGAESNVACGLAGLGHRAAWLSRLGDDPFARRILAELTARGVDVSAVETDPERPTGVYFKDPGPDRTRTHYYRGGSAASRMGPELAGRPVLRRARVVHLSGVAAAVSDSCARLLEMLLLGREGRAARGPVVSFDVNHRPALWRDRGTDAAQSLLALARAADIVFVGRDEAEELWGTARPDDIAALLAPAPVVVVKDAEHGATSYAEGVRTFVPSLPTKVVEPVGAGDAFAAGYLAGVLEDRDERSRLRLGHLAAAAALRTRDDVPVMPTRTETDRCLALDDDAWAAPAPR